From the Comamonas odontotermitis genome, one window contains:
- a CDS encoding ABC transporter ATP-binding protein has protein sequence MNAQTPTPTTAGTAVPRLQLIGITKRYPAVVANNQVSLTVHAGEIHAILGENGAGKSTLMKIIYGSVKPDEGQILVDGKPVQVRNPQEARQLGISMVFQHFSLFDTLTVAENVWLGQDKRLSLAEVTARITAVAGEYGLEVDPLRPVHTLSVGEMQRVEIIRGLLTKPRVLILDEPTSVLTPQAVEKLFVVLRKLAAEGCSILYISHKLHEIRALCTACTVLRAGQVTGECNPAVESNASLSRMMIGAEPPQLELRPSQVGAAVLQVQQLRLPRQDQFGVDIDGISLQVRAGEVVGIAGVSGNGQKELLYALSGEDMRAAPAMVMIGSTPAGRLTPGRRRALGLHFVPEERLGRGAVPSMGLAHNLILTRKEMVGPGGWLRMGLLDTMARNIIDRFGVKAGGPHSAAQSLSGGNLQKFIVGREIDAKPSLLIVSQPTWGVDVGAAAQIRGAILALRDAGCAVLVVSEELDELFEISDRLHVIAHGRLSPSVARADATVAQIGEWMSGLWPTSNAEVAHAQA, from the coding sequence ATGAATGCACAGACTCCGACTCCGACGACCGCAGGCACTGCAGTGCCCCGGTTACAGCTGATCGGCATCACCAAGCGCTACCCCGCGGTAGTTGCCAATAACCAGGTATCACTGACGGTACACGCGGGCGAGATACACGCCATACTCGGCGAAAACGGCGCAGGCAAGTCCACGTTGATGAAGATCATCTATGGATCGGTGAAGCCGGACGAGGGCCAGATCCTGGTCGATGGCAAACCGGTGCAGGTGCGCAACCCGCAGGAAGCCCGCCAGCTTGGCATCAGCATGGTGTTCCAGCATTTCAGCCTGTTCGATACCCTGACGGTTGCGGAAAATGTCTGGCTGGGTCAGGACAAGCGGCTTTCGCTGGCCGAGGTGACTGCACGCATCACTGCCGTTGCCGGCGAGTACGGGCTGGAAGTGGATCCGCTGCGCCCGGTCCATACCTTGAGCGTCGGCGAAATGCAACGGGTCGAGATCATTCGCGGCCTGCTGACCAAGCCGCGCGTGCTGATCCTGGACGAGCCTACTTCGGTGCTGACGCCGCAGGCGGTGGAAAAGCTGTTCGTGGTGCTGCGCAAGCTGGCTGCAGAGGGCTGCAGCATTCTGTATATCAGCCACAAGCTGCACGAGATTCGCGCGCTGTGCACCGCCTGCACGGTGTTGCGCGCCGGGCAGGTCACGGGCGAATGCAACCCGGCTGTTGAGAGCAATGCCTCGCTTTCGCGCATGATGATTGGCGCAGAGCCGCCGCAACTGGAGCTGCGCCCCAGCCAGGTCGGTGCTGCCGTACTGCAGGTGCAGCAACTGCGACTGCCTCGGCAAGACCAGTTCGGCGTCGATATCGACGGCATATCGCTGCAGGTGCGCGCTGGCGAGGTGGTTGGCATCGCCGGAGTATCCGGCAACGGCCAGAAGGAGCTGCTCTACGCGCTGTCGGGGGAGGACATGCGCGCTGCGCCTGCGATGGTGATGATCGGCAGCACGCCCGCAGGTCGCCTGACACCGGGCCGCCGCCGCGCATTGGGGCTGCATTTCGTACCGGAAGAGCGTCTGGGCCGGGGAGCCGTTCCCAGCATGGGCCTGGCCCACAATCTGATTCTGACCCGCAAGGAGATGGTCGGCCCTGGCGGCTGGCTGCGCATGGGGCTGCTCGATACCATGGCGCGCAACATCATCGATCGCTTTGGCGTCAAGGCGGGCGGCCCGCACTCGGCGGCGCAGTCGCTGTCGGGGGGCAATCTGCAGAAATTCATTGTGGGCCGGGAGATCGACGCCAAGCCCAGCCTGCTGATTGTGTCGCAGCCGACCTGGGGCGTGGATGTGGGCGCCGCAGCGCAGATTCGCGGGGCGATACTCGCGCTGCGCGATGCGGGCTGCGCGGTGCTGGTGGTCAGTGAGGAGTTGGACGAATTGTTTGAAATCAGTGATCGCCTGCATGTGATTGCCCATGGACGCCTGTCGCCTTCGGTGGCGCGTGCCGATGCCACCGTGGCGCAGATTGGCGAATGGATGAGCGGCCTGTGGCCCACAAGCAACGCGGAGGTGGCCCATGCTCAAGCTTGA
- a CDS encoding ABC transporter permease has protein sequence MLKLEARPQPSRIWTLASPLLALVITVLLGIALFALLGKDPVRGLQAFFWEPVKSANALAELTVKATPLLLIALGLAVCFRSNVWNIGAEGQFVMGAIAAGGVALMAGKGTGGWIVPVVLLAGVAGGMAWAGVVALLRDKFNANEILVSLMLVYVATLFLGYLVYGPWKDPMGYNFPQTKMFERVTQIPKLVQGMRMNIGVIIALVAAALLWVFLFRTKVGFAQQVGGLAPAAARYAGFSSRRALWTALLISGGCAGLAGALEVAGPVGQLTPYVPMGYGFAAIIVAFVGRLHPVGMVFSAILMSMFYIGGELAQSRLGLPKSLTGVFQGMLLFTLLACDTLIAYRVRWVRPAVAVKGGL, from the coding sequence ATGCTCAAGCTTGAAGCCCGCCCGCAGCCATCACGCATCTGGACCCTGGCGTCTCCATTGCTGGCACTGGTCATCACCGTGCTTCTGGGCATTGCACTGTTCGCGCTGCTGGGCAAGGACCCGGTTCGCGGCCTGCAGGCCTTCTTCTGGGAACCGGTCAAATCGGCCAATGCGCTGGCAGAACTCACCGTCAAGGCCACCCCGCTGCTCTTGATTGCACTGGGCCTGGCCGTGTGCTTTCGCTCCAACGTCTGGAACATTGGTGCCGAGGGGCAGTTCGTCATGGGGGCCATTGCCGCTGGCGGTGTGGCGCTGATGGCGGGCAAGGGCACAGGAGGCTGGATCGTGCCCGTCGTACTGCTCGCCGGTGTGGCAGGCGGCATGGCCTGGGCTGGCGTTGTGGCGTTGCTGCGCGACAAGTTCAATGCCAATGAGATTCTGGTGAGCCTGATGCTGGTCTATGTGGCCACCTTGTTCCTCGGATATCTGGTGTATGGCCCGTGGAAAGACCCGATGGGCTACAACTTTCCGCAGACCAAGATGTTCGAGCGCGTCACCCAGATACCGAAGCTGGTGCAGGGCATGCGCATGAACATCGGCGTCATCATTGCCCTGGTGGCGGCGGCCCTGTTGTGGGTGTTTCTGTTTCGCACCAAAGTGGGGTTTGCGCAGCAGGTGGGCGGTCTTGCACCGGCCGCGGCCCGCTATGCGGGTTTCAGCTCGCGCCGCGCGCTGTGGACGGCATTGCTGATCTCGGGCGGCTGTGCAGGCCTGGCAGGGGCGCTGGAAGTGGCGGGCCCCGTAGGCCAGCTCACGCCCTATGTGCCCATGGGCTACGGCTTTGCGGCCATCATCGTGGCCTTTGTGGGGCGCCTGCACCCAGTGGGCATGGTGTTCTCCGCCATTTTGATGAGCATGTTCTATATCGGTGGCGAGCTCGCGCAGTCGCGCCTGGGCTTGCCCAAGTCGCTGACCGGCGTGTTCCAGGGCATGCTGCTGTTCACCTTGCTGGCCTGCGACACCCTGATCGCCTACCGGGTGCGCTGGGTGCGGCCCGCTGTCGCTGTGAAGGGAGGCCTGTGA
- a CDS encoding ABC transporter permease: MDAYALLLGSTLTAGTILALAALGLLINEKAGIVNLGAEGMMLCAAIAGFATVVHSGSTWLGFVAGMAAGAALALVFGWLVIWLNTNQYATGLALSLFGVGFSAFVGINYVQAKMPASPKYGIPVLEDLPVVGKALFTLHPLVYGTMVLAAVMVYFLYRTRAGLVLRSVGESPASAHALGYPVRRIRLMAVVFGGALCGLAGAFISVVYTPLWVENMVSGRGWIALALTTFATWRPARVLLGAYLFGGVTMLQFHLQATGVQVASQLLSMLPYVATIVVLAIMSRNPTWIRVNMPASLGKPFYPGS; encoded by the coding sequence ATGGACGCTTACGCACTGTTATTGGGCTCCACGCTGACGGCGGGCACCATTCTGGCGCTGGCGGCGCTGGGCCTCCTGATCAATGAAAAGGCCGGTATCGTCAACCTGGGCGCCGAGGGGATGATGCTGTGCGCCGCCATTGCGGGCTTTGCCACCGTGGTGCACTCGGGTAGCACCTGGCTGGGCTTTGTGGCGGGCATGGCCGCGGGTGCGGCATTGGCACTGGTGTTTGGCTGGCTGGTGATCTGGCTCAATACCAACCAGTACGCGACCGGCCTGGCGCTGAGCCTGTTCGGCGTGGGCTTCTCGGCATTTGTCGGCATCAACTATGTGCAGGCCAAGATGCCGGCATCGCCCAAATATGGCATTCCGGTGCTGGAAGACCTGCCTGTCGTTGGCAAGGCGCTTTTCACCCTGCATCCACTGGTCTACGGCACCATGGTGCTGGCTGCGGTCATGGTCTATTTCCTCTACCGTACCCGGGCAGGCCTGGTGCTGCGCTCGGTGGGCGAATCGCCTGCCTCTGCCCATGCACTGGGCTACCCCGTGCGCCGCATCCGCCTGATGGCCGTGGTGTTTGGCGGCGCGTTGTGCGGGCTGGCTGGTGCATTCATCTCGGTGGTGTATACGCCACTGTGGGTGGAAAACATGGTGTCGGGGCGCGGCTGGATTGCGCTGGCACTCACAACCTTTGCCACCTGGCGCCCGGCGCGCGTGCTGCTGGGGGCGTACCTGTTCGGCGGCGTGACGATGCTGCAGTTCCACCTGCAGGCCACGGGTGTGCAGGTGGCCAGCCAGTTGCTGTCCATGCTGCCGTATGTGGCCACCATTGTGGTGCTGGCAATCATGTCGCGTAATCCAACCTGGATTCGCGTCAACATGCCGGCATCGCTGGGCAAACCGTTCTACCCGGGTTCATAA
- a CDS encoding BMP family ABC transporter substrate-binding protein, whose product MSHSSKRTLIQLIGLSAISMAALVACGKKEEAAAPAAAPAPAAAAPAADKLKIGFVYVSPIGDGGWTYQHELGRKAIQEKFGDKIETSMVESVPESADAERVMRDMAGQGNKLVFATSFGYQEFVQKAAADLKDVKFEHATGYKTGDNVAVYDTKTFEGAYLAGVVAGAMTKTKTVGVVASVPIPEVVRNINSFVLGAQSIDPAIKAKVVWVNEWFAPPKESEAATSLINGGVDVLYQNTNSPAVLKTAEERGVRAFGKDGDMSAFAPKAHLGSAVIDWTPYYTKVVEDTLAGKWQTGNFWWGVKEGAMDLKKIADDVPQEIKDKVEKAKAGMKDGSFAVWTGPVQDNTGKQVLEAGKVADDAFLRGINFYVNGIEGKVPGTN is encoded by the coding sequence ATGAGCCATTCCAGCAAACGTACCTTGATCCAGTTGATCGGCCTGTCGGCAATTTCCATGGCGGCTCTCGTGGCCTGCGGCAAGAAAGAAGAAGCTGCGGCCCCGGCGGCTGCGCCAGCACCTGCTGCAGCCGCTCCGGCTGCTGACAAGTTGAAAATCGGTTTCGTCTACGTCAGCCCTATTGGCGATGGTGGCTGGACCTACCAGCACGAGCTGGGCCGCAAGGCGATTCAGGAAAAGTTTGGCGACAAGATCGAGACCTCGATGGTCGAGAGCGTGCCTGAATCTGCCGATGCCGAGCGTGTGATGCGCGACATGGCAGGCCAGGGCAACAAGCTGGTCTTCGCCACCAGCTTTGGCTACCAGGAATTCGTGCAGAAGGCTGCAGCCGACCTCAAGGATGTGAAGTTCGAGCACGCCACCGGCTACAAGACCGGTGACAACGTGGCCGTTTATGACACCAAGACCTTTGAAGGCGCCTACCTGGCTGGCGTCGTGGCGGGCGCCATGACCAAGACCAAGACGGTGGGCGTGGTGGCATCGGTGCCGATCCCCGAAGTGGTGCGCAACATCAACAGCTTCGTGCTGGGCGCGCAGAGCATTGATCCTGCGATCAAGGCCAAGGTGGTGTGGGTGAACGAATGGTTTGCGCCACCCAAGGAATCCGAAGCCGCCACCAGCCTGATCAACGGTGGTGTGGATGTGCTGTACCAGAACACCAATTCGCCAGCGGTGCTCAAGACCGCCGAAGAGCGCGGCGTGCGCGCCTTTGGCAAGGATGGCGACATGAGCGCCTTTGCGCCCAAGGCGCACCTGGGCTCAGCCGTGATCGACTGGACGCCTTACTACACCAAGGTGGTAGAAGACACCCTGGCTGGCAAATGGCAGACCGGCAACTTCTGGTGGGGCGTGAAGGAAGGCGCCATGGACCTCAAGAAGATCGCAGACGATGTGCCGCAAGAGATCAAGGACAAGGTCGAAAAGGCCAAGGCCGGCATGAAGGACGGCAGCTTTGCCGTCTGGACGGGCCCTGTGCAGGACAACACCGGCAAGCAGGTGCTCGAAGCTGGCAAGGTGGCTGACGACGCCTTCCTGCGCGGCATCAATTTCTATGTGAACGGTATTGAGGGCAAGGTACCCGGTACCAACTAG
- a CDS encoding BMP family ABC transporter substrate-binding protein — MNPMHKRSLLKVAALSALASAALVGCGKKDEPAPAPAPAPAAAAPAPAAEPLKIAFGYVGPVGDGGYSFAHDQARKAIEKEFGDKIQTSFVESIPEGADAERVFRDMAANGNKLVFATSFGYMEPIQRIAPDFPDVKFEHATGYKQGTNVATYDSRTYEGAYLAGVIAGAMTKSNVLGVVGSVPIPEVLRNINSFTLGAQSMNPKITTKVVWVNEWFAPPKETEAATGLINGGADILFQNTDSPAVLKTAEEKGKRAFGWDSDMTAYGPKAHLGSAIINWTPYYSKVVNDVLANKWTSQHTWWGVKENAIDIVSLAPDVPDNAKARIEEVKKGLKDGTFTIWKGPILDQSGKAVVEEGKSADDDFLRGINFYVKGVDGKVPGAQ; from the coding sequence ATGAATCCCATGCACAAGCGTTCGCTGCTCAAGGTAGCAGCCCTTTCGGCCCTGGCCAGTGCGGCCCTGGTGGGCTGCGGCAAGAAAGACGAGCCAGCGCCTGCGCCGGCCCCCGCACCGGCAGCTGCTGCGCCTGCACCGGCTGCAGAGCCGCTCAAGATTGCCTTTGGCTACGTGGGCCCCGTGGGCGACGGCGGCTATTCGTTTGCGCACGACCAGGCGCGCAAGGCCATCGAGAAGGAATTTGGCGACAAGATCCAGACCTCATTCGTCGAGAGCATTCCTGAAGGTGCCGATGCCGAGCGCGTGTTCCGCGACATGGCGGCCAACGGCAACAAACTGGTGTTTGCCACCAGCTTCGGCTACATGGAGCCGATCCAGCGCATCGCGCCCGATTTCCCGGATGTGAAATTCGAGCACGCCACGGGCTACAAACAGGGCACCAATGTGGCGACCTACGACAGCCGCACCTACGAAGGCGCCTATCTGGCGGGCGTCATTGCCGGAGCGATGACCAAGTCCAATGTGCTGGGTGTTGTTGGCTCGGTGCCGATCCCCGAGGTGCTGCGCAACATCAACAGCTTCACCCTGGGCGCCCAGTCGATGAATCCGAAGATCACCACCAAGGTGGTCTGGGTGAACGAATGGTTTGCGCCGCCGAAGGAAACCGAGGCAGCCACGGGCCTGATCAACGGCGGCGCCGACATCCTGTTCCAAAACACCGATTCGCCTGCCGTGCTCAAGACGGCCGAGGAAAAAGGCAAGCGTGCCTTTGGCTGGGATTCGGACATGACGGCCTACGGCCCCAAGGCGCATCTGGGTTCGGCCATCATCAACTGGACACCGTACTACAGCAAGGTGGTGAACGACGTGCTGGCCAACAAGTGGACCAGCCAGCACACCTGGTGGGGTGTGAAGGAAAACGCCATCGACATCGTGTCACTGGCGCCTGATGTTCCCGACAACGCCAAGGCCAGGATCGAGGAAGTGAAAAAGGGCCTGAAGGACGGCACCTTCACCATCTGGAAGGGCCCGATCCTGGACCAATCCGGCAAGGCCGTGGTGGAAGAGGGCAAGTCGGCGGATGACGACTTCCTGCGCGGTATCAATTTCTACGTCAAGGGCGTGGACGGCAAGGTGCCAGGCGCGCAGTAA
- a CDS encoding adenosine deaminase codes for MPSLPTDFPHDLPADRLPALLRAMPKAELHMHIEGSLEPELIFALAQRNGVALAYPDVEALRAAYAFTNLQSFLDIYYAGASVLLTEQDFYDMGMAYLEKAVADNVVHTEIFFDPQTHTARGVHIKHVILGLHRACQVAEKRWGITSQLILNFLRHLSEDDAWLTLEQALPYRDYFSGVGLDSSEVGNPPEKFASVFAHCKDLGLRRVAHAGEEGPPAYIWGALDLLHAERVDHGVQAVHDAALVQRLKEERIPLTVCPLSNQKLQVFPDLADHNMPQLLAQGLVATVNSDDPAYFGGYVNDNFVQLFAATGMGAREAYQLAANSFEASFVPQERKDAWMSQLQQCFVQAARGA; via the coding sequence ATGCCCTCCTTGCCCACCGATTTTCCCCATGATCTGCCTGCAGACCGCCTGCCTGCCCTGCTGCGCGCCATGCCTAAAGCCGAGCTGCACATGCATATCGAAGGCTCGCTGGAGCCCGAGTTGATCTTTGCGCTGGCCCAGCGTAACGGTGTGGCGCTGGCCTACCCGGATGTGGAAGCCTTGCGCGCGGCCTACGCCTTCACCAATCTGCAGAGCTTTCTCGACATCTACTACGCAGGCGCCAGCGTGCTGCTGACCGAGCAGGATTTCTATGACATGGGCATGGCCTACCTGGAAAAGGCCGTGGCTGACAACGTTGTGCATACGGAGATATTTTTCGATCCGCAGACGCACACGGCACGCGGCGTGCACATCAAGCACGTCATCCTGGGCTTGCACCGCGCCTGCCAGGTGGCGGAAAAGCGCTGGGGCATCACCTCGCAACTGATCCTGAATTTCCTGCGCCATCTGAGCGAGGACGACGCCTGGCTCACGCTGGAGCAGGCCTTGCCCTACCGCGACTACTTCAGCGGCGTGGGCCTGGACAGCAGCGAAGTCGGCAATCCGCCGGAGAAGTTTGCCAGCGTGTTCGCCCACTGCAAGGACCTGGGCCTGCGCCGCGTGGCCCATGCGGGTGAAGAGGGGCCTCCAGCCTATATCTGGGGTGCGCTGGATCTGCTGCACGCCGAACGTGTTGACCACGGCGTGCAGGCCGTGCATGACGCAGCCCTGGTCCAGCGTTTGAAAGAGGAGCGCATTCCGCTCACCGTCTGCCCGCTGTCCAACCAGAAGTTGCAGGTCTTCCCTGATCTGGCCGACCACAACATGCCCCAACTGCTGGCGCAAGGGCTGGTAGCGACCGTCAACTCGGACGATCCAGCCTATTTTGGCGGCTATGTGAACGACAACTTTGTGCAGCTGTTTGCTGCCACCGGCATGGGCGCGCGCGAAGCCTACCAGCTGGCTGCCAACAGCTTTGAGGCGAGCTTTGTGCCACAAGAGCGCAAGGACGCATGGATGTCGCAGCTGCAGCAATGCTTTGTGCAGGCAGCGCGCGGCGCATAA
- a CDS encoding sensor histidine kinase → MTFSNWNRPLVWLSAWVVVAVAGAAWLGHARLRVLEDAFVTDARIVHRLLSQRAVQHDAVMAMLPLLQPPVDRPGNVALPLPRLPAAYPQITQVFRRLPDSTWPANWPDALCAGAQEAVTRSGQSGHAELALADLPAGKAWLALAGQEVDFALLLDLRAAIPWEEWPMDAATSAVRVRLEYQGQAMVVQAGRPPSDGWRYAFRKTLASQSQPFDVVLAREVGWGELPWGRMLTWAVVSAAVLAALRALLRQRAAVRRAEELLRVGQVARLNQLGELAAGMAHELNQPLTALLANTQAAQRLLKDEEPDLDTARHAMGQAVEQARRASAVVGRLRRVVERPDLSGQAQPLALAAAVHEALHLLEPELRRRSIAVQVDAPADLPAVLAEPVALQQILHNLVMNALQAMEQVEASQRRLHIRLRVQGAQALLGVCDSGPGVPAEARTRLFTPFYTTRAGGLGLGLSLCESLAQAMGGELTLAPSPEGPGNRPGAEFHLLLPLAVPASLA, encoded by the coding sequence ATGACTTTTTCCAACTGGAACCGTCCGCTGGTCTGGCTCTCCGCCTGGGTGGTGGTGGCCGTTGCAGGCGCTGCCTGGCTGGGCCACGCGCGCCTGCGGGTGCTGGAAGACGCGTTTGTGACGGACGCGCGCATCGTGCACCGCCTGCTCAGCCAGCGCGCGGTACAGCACGATGCGGTGATGGCCATGCTGCCGCTGCTGCAGCCACCGGTCGACCGTCCGGGCAACGTGGCCTTGCCGCTGCCGCGCCTGCCCGCTGCCTATCCGCAGATCACCCAGGTGTTTCGCCGCCTGCCGGACAGCACCTGGCCCGCCAACTGGCCCGACGCGTTGTGCGCTGGGGCGCAGGAGGCGGTCACCCGTTCGGGCCAGAGCGGCCATGCGGAGCTGGCCCTTGCTGATCTGCCTGCGGGCAAGGCCTGGCTGGCACTTGCAGGCCAGGAGGTCGATTTTGCGCTGCTGCTGGATTTGCGCGCAGCGATTCCCTGGGAGGAGTGGCCCATGGATGCTGCAACCAGCGCGGTGCGCGTGCGGCTGGAATACCAGGGGCAAGCCATGGTGGTGCAGGCCGGGCGGCCACCATCGGATGGCTGGCGCTATGCCTTTCGCAAAACCCTTGCCTCGCAGAGTCAGCCTTTCGATGTGGTGCTTGCGCGTGAAGTGGGTTGGGGCGAACTGCCCTGGGGCCGCATGCTCACCTGGGCGGTGGTGAGCGCAGCAGTGCTTGCTGCGCTGCGAGCACTTCTGCGCCAGCGGGCAGCGGTGCGCCGGGCCGAAGAGCTGCTGCGTGTGGGGCAGGTAGCGCGGCTCAACCAGCTGGGAGAACTTGCCGCCGGCATGGCCCATGAGTTGAACCAACCCCTGACCGCCTTGCTTGCCAATACCCAGGCTGCGCAACGTTTGCTGAAGGACGAAGAGCCCGATCTGGACACCGCGCGCCATGCGATGGGGCAGGCCGTGGAGCAAGCGCGGCGCGCGAGTGCCGTCGTGGGGCGGTTGCGCCGCGTGGTGGAGCGGCCCGATCTCTCGGGCCAGGCCCAGCCGCTGGCACTGGCCGCTGCCGTGCACGAAGCGCTGCACCTGCTGGAGCCCGAGCTGCGCCGCCGCAGCATTGCTGTGCAGGTGGATGCGCCTGCCGATCTGCCTGCCGTGCTGGCCGAGCCGGTGGCGCTGCAGCAAATCCTTCACAACCTGGTGATGAACGCACTGCAGGCGATGGAGCAGGTGGAGGCCAGCCAGCGTCGCCTGCATATTCGCTTGCGTGTGCAGGGTGCGCAGGCGCTGCTTGGCGTGTGCGATTCGGGGCCTGGTGTGCCCGCCGAGGCGCGTACACGGCTTTTCACGCCGTTCTATACGACGCGCGCAGGCGGGCTTGGGCTGGGCCTGTCGCTGTGTGAAAGCCTGGCCCAGGCAATGGGGGGCGAGTTGACACTGGCGCCATCGCCGGAAGGGCCCGGCAACCGGCCGGGCGCTGAATTCCACCTGCTGTTGCCGCTGGCCGTTCCGGCCTCGCTGGCCTGA
- a CDS encoding response regulator transcription factor — protein sequence MTSALSPLIHLVDDDAAVRDSLALLIGTVGLRVQPWSDPQVFLSQFERGDVGAIVLDVRMPGTSGLAVLDMLMAQGVDQPVIMLTGHGTVEMCRRAFKAGATEFLEKPVDDELLIEALQAAVRQHVRSRERLQADRQARERYAQLSGREREVLGLIVAGLTNKEIGRALTLSPRTVETHRANLFAKLGADSLAQLIRGYAELVDEDTA from the coding sequence ATGACCTCTGCACTCTCGCCCCTCATCCATCTCGTGGACGACGATGCCGCTGTGCGTGACAGCCTCGCGCTGCTCATCGGTACGGTGGGCCTGCGTGTGCAGCCATGGAGCGATCCGCAGGTGTTTCTGTCGCAGTTTGAGCGCGGCGATGTCGGTGCCATCGTGCTGGATGTGCGCATGCCCGGCACCAGCGGGCTGGCGGTGTTGGACATGCTGATGGCGCAGGGCGTGGACCAGCCGGTGATCATGTTGACCGGCCATGGCACGGTGGAGATGTGCCGCCGCGCTTTCAAGGCGGGAGCTACGGAGTTTCTGGAAAAGCCGGTGGATGACGAGCTTCTCATCGAGGCATTGCAGGCGGCGGTGCGCCAGCATGTGCGTTCGCGCGAGCGCCTGCAGGCCGACCGACAGGCCCGCGAGCGCTATGCACAGCTCTCGGGCCGCGAGCGCGAGGTGCTGGGGCTGATTGTGGCAGGTCTCACCAACAAGGAGATAGGCCGGGCGCTGACGCTTTCGCCACGTACCGTGGAGACGCACCGCGCCAACCTGTTTGCCAAGCTGGGGGCGGATTCGCTCGCGCAGCTCATTCGCGGCTACGCCGAGCTGGTGGACGAAGACACTGCGTAG
- a CDS encoding GlcG/HbpS family heme-binding protein, with product MQRTLILAALSLAATAASAQGVRTEKNMSLELASQIAAQTVAACTASGYAVTATVVDRAGGVRAVQRADNAGPHTVEASRAKAFTSVSAKAPSLAIMENAQKNPAAANLKDIPGFLLLGGGVPVKVDSEVIGAVGVAGAPGGHLDDQCAQTALSKVADLLK from the coding sequence ATGCAACGTACCTTGATCCTTGCCGCCCTGTCCCTGGCCGCCACCGCAGCCAGCGCCCAAGGCGTGCGCACCGAGAAGAACATGTCGCTGGAGCTGGCGAGCCAGATTGCTGCGCAGACCGTGGCTGCCTGTACTGCCAGTGGCTATGCCGTGACTGCCACCGTGGTGGACCGCGCAGGCGGCGTGCGCGCCGTGCAACGTGCCGACAATGCCGGCCCGCACACGGTGGAGGCAAGCCGTGCCAAGGCATTCACCTCGGTCTCGGCCAAGGCGCCGTCGCTCGCCATCATGGAGAACGCGCAGAAGAACCCCGCTGCAGCAAATCTGAAGGACATTCCCGGCTTTTTGCTGCTGGGTGGCGGTGTGCCCGTGAAGGTGGACAGCGAAGTGATCGGCGCTGTGGGCGTTGCCGGTGCGCCGGGTGGTCATCTGGACGACCAGTGTGCCCAGACTGCCCTGTCCAAGGTCGCCGACCTGCTGAAGTAA
- a CDS encoding outer membrane protein, with protein MKNLQRILTVLFLAASGCALAQGNPSNSSTGSGSYYGALRINSASYKAHDMDSSARPGLGQFVPGDDSRSAAGGSLALGYQLPSNWRVEAEYTLPKNNEFTSGSTNFPTSFNHHKIRSQRLMLNAYKDFPLNAQFSLYGMGGLGLSLLESSGWQGNVNRQYFSDSQNKLTYSLGLGLSYSPVQKVSIDLGWRYVAMGKTRSGANNFTNVRGKQDEQMRAKLTSSEVTLGLRYSF; from the coding sequence ATGAAGAACCTCCAACGCATCCTTACCGTCCTTTTTCTGGCTGCGAGCGGCTGCGCGCTGGCCCAGGGCAATCCGAGCAATTCAAGCACTGGTAGCGGCAGCTACTATGGCGCGCTGCGCATCAATTCCGCCAGCTACAAGGCGCATGACATGGATTCCAGCGCCCGCCCAGGCCTGGGACAGTTCGTTCCGGGCGACGATTCCCGCTCTGCGGCTGGCGGCTCACTGGCTTTGGGCTACCAACTGCCTTCGAACTGGCGCGTGGAAGCGGAATACACGCTGCCGAAGAACAACGAGTTCACCAGCGGTTCCACCAACTTCCCGACCAGCTTCAACCACCACAAGATCCGCTCGCAGCGTCTGATGCTCAATGCGTACAAGGATTTCCCCTTGAATGCGCAGTTCTCGCTGTACGGCATGGGCGGCCTGGGGCTCTCCCTCCTGGAGTCCAGCGGCTGGCAGGGCAATGTGAACCGCCAGTATTTCAGTGATTCGCAGAACAAGCTGACATATTCGCTGGGCCTGGGCCTGAGCTACTCGCCAGTGCAGAAGGTCAGCATCGACCTGGGCTGGCGCTATGTTGCCATGGGCAAGACCAGGAGCGGGGCGAACAACTTCACCAATGTTCGCGGCAAGCAGGACGAGCAGATGCGGGCCAAGCTGACTTCCAGCGAGGTCACGCTGGGCCTGCGCTACAGCTTCTGA
- a CDS encoding HIT family protein has translation MPHFVDTSPPGSCIFCKLVNGEIPSAKVYEDELTLAFMDLGQVNPGHVLVATKRHAANIFEITDAESAAVMQTARKVALAAKLAFEPAGLTLLQANGAEGGQTVAHFHLHVVPRHAGDGLTFTWPRKEPGSAMLEGYALQLRNAMHVQATSAA, from the coding sequence ATGCCGCATTTTGTTGACACCTCTCCCCCAGGCAGCTGCATTTTCTGCAAGCTCGTCAACGGCGAGATTCCTTCGGCCAAGGTGTACGAGGACGAGTTGACCCTCGCCTTCATGGATCTGGGCCAGGTCAACCCCGGCCATGTGCTGGTCGCCACCAAGCGCCACGCAGCCAACATCTTCGAGATCACCGATGCCGAATCGGCTGCCGTGATGCAGACCGCCCGCAAGGTGGCGCTGGCAGCCAAGCTGGCTTTCGAGCCTGCGGGCCTCACCTTGCTGCAGGCCAATGGTGCCGAAGGTGGCCAGACCGTGGCGCACTTCCACCTGCATGTGGTGCCGCGCCATGCAGGCGACGGCCTCACCTTCACCTGGCCGCGTAAGGAGCCGGGCAGCGCCATGCTGGAAGGCTATGCGCTGCAGCTGCGCAACGCCATGCATGTGCAAGCCACGTCGGCCGCCTGA